Proteins encoded by one window of Lasioglossum baleicum chromosome 4, iyLasBale1, whole genome shotgun sequence:
- the LOC143208419 gene encoding ATP-binding cassette sub-family C member 5-like isoform X7 has protein sequence MILNGPIIVTCGVFYILWIFGPLALLGTLVFLLFYPFQYLISRGVGYFRSKTVVITDRRVKLMNEILDCIKLIKMCSWEKYFSRKLLDIRKKEKSWLHKTVYFQSLAISLTPAVPVISAIITIIAHLSSGNSLTAAQAFPVITYFGTMMRLALVSLKDATRYFFDARIALRRFKVFPFISLLNSQFRSSFMFIQVALVSIAESKITLNRLQNVLLLEESTCHASKPIVKSQAVVIANGTFVHENSTLHANDSGYINNGGKKDSMKKVELEKLNESSKETQYIEVLSDIKFGAAKDGLIGICGHVGSGKSSLLLAALGQLKMTEGHIFREGSCAYVSQQAWIVNATLRENILFGNQFDAQRYYHAVTVCNLKEDINMLPGGDDTEIGERGINLSGGQKQRVALARALYANRDIYFLDDPLSAVDVHVGSYIFKNLILGALKKKCVLFVTHQVQFLKHCDQIFLLSNGRIIEQGSHDELMQLNKEYTAMVHSSLLKTEDNTKEQTASGAQLESKNSGNDLKMQTVRSNSGDDCVNGETSSRMHGGGATLITQEKVETGTVKLHTYHMYIKSAGGYFVALLVFCTLFLNVGSSAFSTWWLATWIKAGGGNITDPQTNETIVSENLNDNPDLAYYKNVYGACIGAILITSLIRGLIITYTTISASTTLHNKVFKKMIESTLTFFETTPSGRIQNIFSRDIDEVDNYIPISVENMVQNFFTCSFPIIFICVIIPWFSLPLIILGSMFFCISRIFRVAMRDFKRMESTTRSPVLSFVTTTVHGLNTIHAFQKEKAFTDKFEELFDLNNLGLFLCQSIMRWSAARLDSLAILSSSITAFLVIAFKNQLSPAFAGLAMAYSTQMTGVFQYTVRLMAETETRFISVERISHYIRTLQKEGISNKSPVDPSNEWPTHGKLEFHEVQLSYRKELAPILNNISFVTNAGEHVGIVGRTGAGKSSLIVALFRLVEISSGKIKIDGIDIAKVNLDILRSKLAIIPQDPVLFSGTIRSNLDPFKQCDDSDIWSALEKTKMKEKVKNLPGLLDAFIEVGGNNLSVGERQLLCLTRALLRNTKLMILDEATAAVDPETEEAVQSTIQNEFSHCTVLTIAHRLKTVVSCDRVIVMKNGQIIEFDAPSTLLSNQDSEFSKMLASADKAIKES, from the exons ATGATCCTTAACGGGCCAATAATCGTTACTTGCGGTGTATTTTATATACTATGGATATTTGGTCCACTAGCCCTCCTCGGAACACTTGTGTTTCTTTTGTTCTATCCTTTTCAA TATCTTATATCTCGTGGAGTTGGATACTTCCGTTCAAAGACGGTTGTCATTACGGATAGACGCGTGAAACTGATGAATGAAATCTTGGACTGTATAAAGTTAATTAAAATGTGTTCATGGGAGAAATATTTCAGCCGCAAACTTCTTG ATATACGAAAGAAGGAAAAGAGCTGGTTGCACAAGACTGTATATTTCCAAAGCCTTGCTATTTCCTTAACGCCAGCTGTACCTGTAATATCGGCGATCATCACGATCATAGCTCATTTATCGTCAGGCAATAGTTTAACTGCTGCACAG GCTTTCCCAGTTATAACATATTTTGGAACTATGATGAGACTGGCACTCGTTTCACTTAAGGACGCCACACGATATTTTTTCGACGCTCGTATAGCCCTTAGAAGATTCAAG GTGTTTCCATTCATATCGTTACTCAATTCTCAATTTCGTTCCTCTTTCATGTTCATACAAGTGGCCTTAGTTAGTATTGCCGAGTCAAAGATAACACTCAACAGATTGCAG AACGTATTGCTTCTAGAAGAGAGCACATGCCATGCATCAAAACCAATTGTGAAATCTCAAGCAGTAGTCATTGCTAATGGTACATTTGTTCATGAAAACTCCACTTTGCACGCTAACGATTCAGGATACATTAATAATGGAGGAAA AAAGGATTCGATGAAGAAAGTTGAATTGGAAAAGCTTAACGAATCTTCCAAGGAGACTCAATATATCGAAGTACTTTCGGACATTAAATTTGGGGCTGCGAAAGATGGATTGATAGGAATCTGTGGCCACGTAGGAAGTGGAAAATCTAGTCTACTGCTTGCTGCCTTGGGGCAGCTGAAAATGACCGAGGGACATATTTTCAGAGAAGGTTCATGCGCCTATGTTAGTCAGCAAGCATGGATTGTTAATGCAACGCTCAGAGAAAATATATTGTTTGGAAACCAGTTCGATGCTCAACGATATTATCACGCGGTTACCGTATGCAACTTGAAGGAAGATATAAACATGTTACCCGGTGGTGACGACACCGAGATCGGCGAGCGAGGCATAAATCTTTCAGGAGGTCAAAAGCAAAGGGTTGCTCTGGCTAGAGCACTTTATGCTAACCG AGATATTTATTTCCTGGATGATCCGTTGAGCGCGGTAGACGTACACGTGGGGTCATacatttttaagaatttgaTTCTCGGAGCACTCAAGAAGAAATGTGTTCTTTTTGTGACGCATCAAGTTCAG TTTTTGAAGCACTGTGATCAAATCTTTTTATTGAGTAATGGTAGAATCATAGAACAAGGATCTCATGATGAATTAATGCAATTAAATAAGGAGTATACTGCAATGGTGCACAGCTCCCTATTAAAGACTGAGGACAATACAAAGGA ACAAACCGCTTCAGGTGCTCAATTAGAAAGTAAAAACTCTGGCAACGACTTGAAGATGCAAACTGTTAGAAGTAACTCAGGAGACGATTGTGTAAATGGTGAAACGTCAAGTAGAATGCACGGAGGAG GGGCGACCCTGATCACACAAGAGAAAGTAGAAACTGGTACAGTGAAATTACACACCTACCACATGTACATTAAATCTGCAGGTGGTTACTTTGTGGCTCTTTTAGTATTTTGTACACTTTTCTTAAACGTGGGAAGCTCTGCGTTCAGTACTTGGTGGTTAGCTACATGGATCAAAGCTGGTGGTGga aaCATCACTGATCCCCAAACTAATGAAACTATAGTATCAGAGAACCTGAATGATAATCCCGACTTGGCATATTACAAAAATGTTTATGGCGCCTGCATCGGGGCTATTTTGATTACAAGTCTGATACGTGGTTTAATTATCACTTACACTACGATTAGTGCTTCAACTACGCTACATAATAAAGTGTTCAAAAAGATGATCGAGTCCACGTTAACATTCTTTGAAACCACGCCTAGTGGCagaatacaaaatatttttagccGCGATATAGACGAAG TTGACAATTACATACCGATCTCCGTAGAGAATATGGTGCAGAATTTCTTCACGTGCAGTTTCCCAATCATTTTTATATGTGTAATAATACCCTGGTTTTCCTTGCCATTAATCATTCTCGGTTCCATGTTCTTTTGCATTAGTAGAATTTTCAG AGTGGCAATGAGAGATTTCAAGCGAATGGAAAGTACTACAAGATCGCCCGTTTTGAGTTTCGTTACAACTACGGTCCATGGTCTGAATACTATTCACGCATTTCAAAAGGAAAAAGCTTTTACGGACAA atTCGAAGAGCTATTCGACTTGAATAATTTGGGTCTTTTCCTATGTCAGTCGATTATGAGGTGGTCAGCGGCGAGACTTGATAGTTTGGCGATTTTATCTTCTTCCATCACTGCTTTTCTTGTGATCGCGTTCAAAAATCAGTTATCACCAGCTTTTGCAGGCTTGGCGATGGCATATTCCACCCAAATGACTGGTGTTTTTCAGTACACTGTACGTTTGATGGCGGAGACAGAGACACGTTTTATAAGCGTCGAAAGGATAAGCCATTATATAAGA ACATTACAAAAGGAAGGTATTTCCAACAAGTCACCGGTAGATCCTTCCAACGAGTGGCCAACTCATGGTAAACTGGAATTCCATGAAGTTCAATTGAGTTATAGGAAAGAGCTAGCGccgatattaaataatatttcatttgtcACGAACGCTGGAGAACATGTAG GTATTGTTGGACGAACAGGAGCAGGAAAAAGTTCCCTTATTGTTGCTTTATTTAGGCTAGTTGAAATTTCATCTGGGAAGATTAAAATTGACGGCATAGATATAGCAAAAGTGAACCTGGACATACTGAGAAGTAAATTAGCTATAATTCCTCAAGACCCAGTTTTATTCAGCGGAACTATAAG GTCAAATTTAGACCCATTTAAGCAATGCGACGACTCGGATATTTGGAGTGCTTTGGAAAAGACTAAGATgaaagaaaaagtgaaaaactTGCCGGGACTGTTAGATGCGTTCATTGAAGTAGGAGGGAACAACTTGAGTGTTGGAGAAAGGCAATTACTTTGTTTGACCAGAGCACTTCTACGCAATACCAAA CTAATGATCTTGGATGAAGCAACAGCTGCTGTTGATCCTGAGACTGAAGAAGCTGTGCAGAGCACAATACAAAATGAGTTCTCGCACTGTACCGTGCTAACGATAGCTCATCGTTTAAAGACTGTTGTCTCGTGTGATCGCGTTATCGTTATGAAAAATGGGCAGATAATTGAATTTGACGCACCATCCACACTATTATCCAATCAGGACTCCGAATTCTCAAAAATGCTGGCGTCCGCAGACAAAGCCATAAAAGAATCTTGA